One stretch of Hymenobacter chitinivorans DSM 11115 DNA includes these proteins:
- a CDS encoding NeuD/PglB/VioB family sugar acetyltransferase, translating into MENPVIILGAQSLGTTALDAFTSNDVVVYCLLDDDAKLQNAEFNNVPVMGNTDDKELLKLLGKKCEVFVATEDTASRRSLTNMLRDEYEVVPVNAIHARASVAEHAWLGHGNLISAGAVVASNAKLGNGCLVGPNAVVEVGTELADYVQVGAGAILNSGVKVDEQAFIGSGAIIVAGVKIGAKARIGAGSVVVADVPANQTVFGNPAQKV; encoded by the coding sequence ATGGAAAATCCTGTCATTATTCTGGGGGCGCAAAGCCTCGGCACCACGGCCCTCGATGCCTTTACCAGCAATGATGTAGTGGTCTATTGCCTGCTCGATGATGATGCCAAGCTGCAGAACGCCGAGTTCAATAACGTGCCCGTGATGGGCAACACCGACGATAAGGAACTGCTCAAGTTGCTGGGCAAGAAGTGCGAAGTATTCGTGGCCACGGAAGATACCGCCAGCCGCCGCAGCCTGACCAACATGCTGCGCGACGAGTACGAGGTAGTGCCCGTCAATGCCATTCATGCCCGGGCCAGCGTGGCCGAGCATGCCTGGCTGGGCCACGGCAACCTGATCAGCGCCGGAGCCGTGGTAGCCAGCAACGCCAAGCTGGGCAACGGCTGCCTAGTGGGGCCCAACGCCGTGGTAGAAGTGGGCACCGAGCTGGCCGACTACGTGCAGGTGGGCGCCGGGGCTATTCTCAACTCCGGGGTGAAAGTCGACGAGCAGGCCTTTATCGGCTCGGGTGCCATCATCGTGGCCGGCGTCAAGATTGGGGCCAAGGCCCGCATCGGGGCCGGCTCGGTAGTCGTGGCCGACGTGCCCGCCAACCAGACCGTTTTCGGCAACCCCGCGCAGAAAGTGTGA
- the trhO gene encoding oxygen-dependent tRNA uridine(34) hydroxylase TrhO: MDFRVLLYYCYTPIEDPVAFRDEHHRLCLRLNLLGRIIVAHEGLNGTVSGLVADCEEYMRLVKADPRFAALEFKVDEAPEHTFQKLHVRVKPEIVHSSLHHVRPHEKTGQHLSPQEFKALKDRDDVVVVDVRSDYEYNVGRFKNAVTLDMENFRDFPERVEKLKEFKDKKILTYCTGGVKCEKASAYLLEQGFENVYQLHGGIIKYGIETGGEDFDGKCYVFDNRVTVDVNRVNPTVIAQCHHCNTPSDRMINCANPHCNAHVALCEACGQQLDGACSPVCQEHPEKRPYDGTGTYPKLSNHYNPEQGLLSYRPPGA, from the coding sequence ATGGATTTCCGCGTTTTACTCTACTACTGCTACACGCCCATCGAGGATCCGGTGGCGTTTCGCGACGAGCATCACCGCCTCTGCCTGCGCCTCAACCTGCTGGGCCGCATCATCGTAGCCCACGAAGGGCTGAATGGTACCGTATCGGGCCTGGTGGCTGACTGCGAGGAATACATGCGCCTGGTCAAGGCCGACCCGCGGTTTGCGGCCCTGGAGTTTAAAGTGGATGAGGCCCCGGAGCATACGTTTCAGAAGCTGCACGTGCGCGTGAAGCCCGAAATCGTGCACAGCAGCCTGCACCACGTGCGGCCCCACGAAAAAACCGGCCAGCACCTCTCGCCCCAGGAATTCAAAGCCCTCAAGGACCGCGACGACGTGGTAGTGGTCGACGTGCGCTCCGACTACGAGTACAACGTGGGCCGCTTCAAGAATGCCGTGACCCTGGACATGGAAAACTTCCGCGACTTCCCCGAGCGGGTCGAGAAGCTCAAGGAGTTTAAGGACAAGAAAATCCTGACCTATTGCACCGGTGGCGTGAAGTGCGAAAAAGCCAGTGCTTACCTGCTGGAACAGGGATTCGAAAACGTGTACCAGCTCCACGGCGGCATCATCAAGTACGGCATCGAAACCGGCGGGGAGGACTTCGACGGCAAGTGCTACGTGTTCGACAACCGCGTGACAGTTGACGTGAACCGCGTCAACCCGACCGTCATTGCCCAGTGTCACCACTGCAACACGCCTTCCGACCGGATGATCAACTGTGCCAACCCGCACTGCAACGCCCACGTGGCCCTCTGCGAAGCCTGCGGCCAGCAGCTCGACGGCGCCTGCTCCCCGGTTTGCCAAGAGCACCCCGAGAAGCGCCCCTACGACGGCACGGGCACGTATCCCAAGCTCAGCAACCACTATAATCCCGAACAGGGCCTGCTTTCCTACCGGCCGCCGGGGGCGTAG